Proteins from one Fervidicoccaceae archaeon genomic window:
- the guaA gene encoding glutamine-hydrolyzing GMP synthase — MRKIIIIDFGGQYAHLIARRIRELNRLSVMVAGKKGIKIPKREEAGALILSGGPRSVNKEDIELANEILEISLSEKIPIMGICYGHQLLAKALGGSIERKRKEEYGSVNMKILKEDPIFNNVPSNLKVWMSHSDSVSILPQETEVLALTENEVVAAFRHLFLPIYGLQFHPEVKHTEMGKEILENFLSRVAGIGKEWFPVSRATAIIEELKERMKEGDVLAAVSGGVDSITAAVLVSRAVGKERIHALLIDTGLLREGEIEEAKKALSEAGIMNIYIADKSKEFLSRLKGITDPEEKRRAVSETFARAFEEFASNLASRGIKLKYLVQGTIYPDRIESGAAGAGAEKIKSHHNVAMRTIEGLDVIEPLSEFYKDEVREIARSLGIPNYILKKHPFPGPGLAIRIIGEISEENLKKVRKATKIVEEELRKFNLYEHVWQAFAVLLPIKTVGIKGDSRSYEEAVAIRIVESEDGMTASVPEIPWGLIERIASRIVNEVPGVNRVLFDATTKPPATIEFE; from the coding sequence ATGAGAAAGATAATCATCATTGATTTTGGAGGTCAGTATGCACATCTGATAGCAAGGAGGATAAGAGAGCTCAACAGGCTCTCCGTGATGGTGGCAGGAAAGAAAGGCATAAAAATCCCAAAGAGAGAGGAAGCAGGAGCTCTGATCCTCTCCGGAGGACCCAGAAGCGTCAACAAGGAGGATATCGAACTAGCTAATGAAATTCTAGAGATCTCATTGTCCGAAAAGATACCAATAATGGGCATATGCTATGGGCACCAGCTCCTGGCAAAAGCTCTTGGAGGTAGCATTGAAAGGAAGAGGAAAGAAGAGTACGGATCAGTAAACATGAAGATCCTGAAGGAAGATCCAATATTTAACAATGTCCCCTCAAATCTTAAAGTTTGGATGTCGCACTCGGACTCCGTCTCCATCCTTCCACAAGAGACGGAGGTCCTGGCATTGACGGAAAATGAAGTTGTAGCAGCATTCAGGCACTTATTCCTTCCCATCTATGGACTTCAATTCCATCCGGAAGTGAAGCATACCGAGATGGGAAAGGAAATACTGGAGAACTTTCTCTCAAGGGTGGCTGGGATCGGGAAAGAATGGTTTCCGGTCAGCAGGGCAACAGCAATAATTGAGGAGCTGAAGGAAAGGATGAAGGAGGGCGATGTACTAGCTGCAGTGAGCGGTGGCGTAGACTCAATAACAGCAGCAGTGCTGGTTTCAAGGGCTGTAGGAAAAGAGAGGATCCATGCCCTTCTTATAGATACAGGTCTCCTGAGGGAAGGGGAGATCGAGGAAGCAAAGAAGGCTCTGAGCGAAGCAGGAATAATGAACATTTACATAGCTGACAAATCCAAGGAATTTCTCTCGAGGCTGAAAGGGATAACAGATCCCGAGGAGAAGAGAAGAGCAGTCTCCGAGACCTTTGCCAGAGCTTTCGAGGAATTTGCCTCCAATCTCGCTTCAAGAGGGATAAAACTGAAATACCTAGTTCAGGGAACAATATATCCTGACAGAATAGAGAGCGGTGCTGCGGGGGCTGGAGCGGAAAAAATAAAGAGTCATCACAACGTGGCAATGAGGACAATTGAAGGGCTAGATGTTATTGAACCCCTTTCCGAATTCTACAAGGATGAAGTTAGGGAGATAGCCAGAAGCTTGGGGATTCCCAATTATATATTGAAAAAACATCCATTTCCAGGACCAGGACTAGCCATAAGAATAATTGGAGAAATATCAGAGGAAAATCTGAAGAAGGTCAGGAAAGCCACAAAGATAGTTGAGGAGGAGCTGAGAAAATTCAATCTCTACGAACATGTTTGGCAGGCTTTCGCTGTTCTTCTTCCAATTAAAACTGTGGGGATAAAGGGAGACAGCAGAAGCTATGAAGAAGCAGTAGCAATAAGAATTGTTGAGAGCGAGGATGGAATGACAGCATCTGTGCCAGAGATTCCGTGGGGGCTGATTGAGAGGATAGCATCTAGAATAGTTAACGAAGTTCCTGGAGTAAATAGAGTTCTCTTCGATGCAACCACGAAGCCGCCCGCGACCATAGAGTTCGAGTAG